The Streptomyces sp. NBC_01689 genome includes a window with the following:
- a CDS encoding ATP-binding protein: MAVKAMGWAHSFAVSGGVRAGRHWTRDHLRSLPWAAEEPDMADAIVLCVSELLTNAHVHAHSDAHLVLTWDGDCLHVSVHDEDPTLPRQREPGTGATSGRGMGIVGALADGWSMKCQRHGKTVTACFRPIADQQQKGDPAHTPNCPAESGITGRSDATRQ; encoded by the coding sequence ATGGCAGTCAAAGCCATGGGCTGGGCCCACTCGTTCGCGGTGTCAGGAGGCGTGAGGGCCGGACGGCATTGGACGCGAGACCATCTCAGGTCCCTGCCCTGGGCCGCTGAAGAACCCGACATGGCTGACGCGATCGTCCTCTGCGTGTCCGAACTGCTCACCAACGCCCACGTCCATGCCCACAGTGATGCCCACCTCGTCCTCACCTGGGACGGCGATTGCCTACATGTGAGCGTCCACGACGAGGACCCCACCCTGCCCCGGCAGCGCGAGCCGGGGACAGGTGCGACGTCTGGACGGGGGATGGGCATCGTGGGCGCCCTTGCCGACGGCTGGAGCATGAAGTGCCAGCGGCACGGCAAGACGGTGACCGCGTGCTTCCGTCCGATCGCCGACCAGCAACAGAAAGGGGACCCGGCGCACACGCCGAACTGCCCGGCCGAATCAGGAATCACAGGCAGGAGTGACGCGACGCGGCAGTGA
- a CDS encoding DUF4190 domain-containing protein: MAGYSGSGAQRASGTNGLAVAGLVCGIVGLFILPIILGPLAVVFGAVALRQTRSAMPKWDIGLGMADLVLVVVTFAVAVHNDGGFFWHVG, encoded by the coding sequence ATGGCTGGCTACAGCGGAAGCGGTGCGCAGCGCGCGAGCGGGACCAACGGGCTGGCAGTCGCGGGACTGGTCTGTGGCATCGTCGGCCTGTTCATCCTGCCGATCATCCTGGGACCCCTGGCAGTCGTCTTCGGTGCTGTCGCGCTGCGTCAGACCAGGAGCGCAATGCCCAAGTGGGACATCGGCCTTGGCATGGCCGACCTTGTGCTCGTAGTCGTGACGTTTGCCGTTGCGGTCCACAACGACGGCGGCTTCTTCTGGCATGTCGGCTGA
- a CDS encoding STAS domain-containing protein codes for MILTVTDAGVTAVFTPRGEIGFDTLPGVLARAQEVPHTATGVTWDLRQARFMDVAGLHLLIHQRLACQNTRRILTVVGLQQQPKRLLDLAWELFPDNHWDDFLPGGLLAAPY; via the coding sequence ATGATCCTCACTGTCACGGACGCCGGTGTCACGGCGGTCTTCACCCCGCGCGGCGAGATCGGCTTCGACACGCTGCCCGGTGTACTTGCCCGCGCGCAGGAAGTACCGCATACGGCAACCGGCGTGACCTGGGACCTGCGGCAAGCCCGGTTCATGGATGTCGCGGGCCTTCACCTGCTGATCCATCAGCGGCTGGCCTGCCAGAACACGCGCCGAATTCTCACCGTCGTCGGCCTTCAGCAGCAGCCGAAGCGACTGCTCGACCTGGCGTGGGAGCTCTTCCCTGATAATCACTGGGACGACTTCCTGCCCGGCGGTCTGCTTGCGGCACCTTACTGA
- a CDS encoding DUF3253 domain-containing protein: protein MSLSEKAIESAILGLLEQRASGASICPSEVARALDRRRGDKWREFMEPVRRAADRLADAGLVVITQSGVPVDVRHVQGPIRIRRPVRRSSGEGPGPAASPGIPPP from the coding sequence ATGTCCTTGAGTGAAAAGGCCATAGAATCCGCGATTCTAGGATTGCTCGAGCAGCGAGCTTCTGGCGCGTCGATTTGCCCATCGGAGGTAGCTCGTGCGCTTGATCGGCGCCGCGGCGACAAGTGGCGAGAATTCATGGAGCCAGTGCGTCGCGCTGCCGACCGGCTTGCTGACGCCGGTTTGGTGGTCATCACCCAGAGCGGTGTCCCGGTCGACGTTCGACACGTTCAGGGCCCCATCCGTATCCGCCGCCCGGTGCGACGCAGCAGTGGCGAGGGGCCTGGGCCTGCCGCTTCGCCGGGCATCCCGCCACCGTGA
- a CDS encoding glycosyltransferase gives MKPAAVGVVVPAHNEERRISACLRSVHAAAARAAPVRVVIVVTADACTDDTTTLAVRGGAHVVRTRSHNVGAARAVGAQHALALLANAGPDLWLAMTDADTTVPADWLTHQLEWARRGYDAVLGTIRLTPGTALPLLETRHNAHYFRTCRFSEVHRRWEHPHVHGANLGVSASAYVRVGGFAALRSGEDCDLAARLSEAGYGIARTDQHPVHTAARLSGRAPGGLSDLLASMHCALINPVV, from the coding sequence GTGAAGCCCGCTGCCGTGGGCGTCGTTGTGCCCGCACACAACGAAGAACGCCGCATCAGCGCGTGTCTGCGCAGCGTGCACGCGGCCGCTGCACGAGCGGCACCGGTCCGTGTGGTGATCGTGGTGACAGCGGACGCCTGCACAGACGACACGACAACTCTGGCCGTCCGCGGGGGAGCCCATGTCGTGCGTACTCGTAGCCACAATGTCGGCGCCGCGCGAGCCGTCGGCGCCCAGCACGCCCTGGCCCTTCTGGCAAATGCCGGCCCGGACCTGTGGCTGGCCATGACGGACGCCGACACCACGGTGCCAGCAGACTGGCTCACCCACCAGTTGGAGTGGGCACGACGGGGGTACGACGCCGTTCTGGGCACCATTCGTCTTACCCCTGGTACAGCTCTCCCCCTCCTTGAAACCCGCCACAATGCCCACTATTTCCGTACCTGCCGGTTCAGCGAGGTGCATCGGCGCTGGGAACACCCCCACGTTCATGGCGCGAATCTGGGAGTGTCCGCCTCGGCCTATGTGCGGGTGGGCGGGTTTGCCGCCCTGCGCTCCGGAGAAGACTGCGACCTCGCGGCTCGACTGTCCGAAGCCGGCTACGGCATCGCCCGCACCGACCAGCACCCCGTTCACACCGCCGCCCGCCTGAGTGGACGGGCACCCGGTGGCCTCTCGGACCTTCTCGCATCTATGCACTGCGCACTGATCAACCCGGTTGTTTAG
- a CDS encoding SAM-dependent methyltransferase — MSTPESYFDRQYADAADPWHLAERWYDRRKYNMTVAVLPRLRYLRAFEPGCSVGVLTELLAARCDRLLSTDRIASAVDAARRRTANVKHVTVRRMTVPEEWPEEPFDLVVLSELLYYFDPSTRTQLLKQSVESLEEGGHLVTVHWNHPVAEHTCTGRDIADHLGTVAALKRLARYDDPDFTLTVHEHSQGAGTARSPAAAEGLA; from the coding sequence GTGAGCACCCCCGAGAGCTACTTCGACCGTCAGTACGCCGACGCGGCCGACCCCTGGCACCTCGCAGAGCGGTGGTACGACCGCCGTAAATACAACATGACCGTCGCGGTGCTGCCCCGCCTCCGGTACCTGCGGGCCTTTGAACCTGGCTGTTCGGTAGGAGTGTTGACCGAACTCCTGGCTGCCCGATGCGATCGACTGCTCTCCACGGACCGCATCGCCTCGGCAGTCGACGCTGCGCGTCGGCGCACCGCCAATGTGAAGCACGTCACCGTACGGCGGATGACGGTGCCTGAGGAATGGCCTGAGGAACCCTTCGATCTGGTAGTGCTGTCGGAACTTCTCTACTACTTCGACCCCAGCACCCGGACGCAGTTGCTCAAGCAGAGCGTGGAGAGCCTGGAGGAGGGCGGCCACCTTGTGACGGTGCACTGGAATCATCCGGTCGCCGAGCACACATGCACGGGTCGGGACATCGCCGACCACCTCGGTACGGTGGCGGCGCTGAAACGACTGGCCCGGTACGACGACCCGGACTTCACCCTCACTGTCCACGAACACAGCCAGGGCGCGGGCACAGCGCGATCTCCGGCTGCTGCGGAAGGTCTGGCGTGA
- a CDS encoding PIG-L deacetylase family protein has protein sequence MSAPEGAGVKRQAAAEAIDGQGTDESEWLRARLPDHLPHLDLPPGPVVVVAAHPDDEVLGFGGCIAALVDAGTTVQTVCLSDGEASHAASQPYAQVMLARRRRGELAAALAELGELPTPLHAALPDTALDEYEHQACAVIGEVLSGARAALCVAPWEGDLHSDHEAAGRAAQRAACAASIPVWSYPVWMWHWARPYDLRVPWHRAAVVALPEASAVRKKAAAAQFTSQLEARGHDVGPVLPKEEIAHHTRTFETVIR, from the coding sequence ATGAGCGCCCCTGAAGGGGCCGGCGTCAAACGGCAGGCTGCTGCCGAAGCCATCGATGGGCAAGGCACCGATGAGTCGGAGTGGTTGCGTGCACGGCTTCCGGATCACCTCCCGCACCTGGATCTGCCACCAGGGCCTGTCGTAGTGGTGGCTGCCCATCCCGACGATGAGGTCCTGGGCTTCGGAGGTTGCATCGCGGCCCTTGTGGATGCCGGTACGACAGTCCAGACAGTATGTCTGAGCGATGGCGAAGCCTCCCACGCTGCCTCCCAGCCGTACGCCCAAGTAATGCTGGCTCGCAGGCGCCGCGGTGAACTGGCAGCCGCGCTGGCCGAACTCGGTGAGCTGCCTACCCCCTTGCACGCTGCTCTACCCGATACCGCTCTTGACGAGTACGAGCACCAGGCCTGCGCCGTGATCGGCGAAGTCCTCTCCGGTGCGCGGGCCGCCCTGTGTGTGGCGCCGTGGGAGGGCGACTTGCACAGTGACCATGAGGCGGCTGGCCGCGCCGCTCAGCGCGCTGCCTGCGCCGCCTCCATACCGGTGTGGTCCTATCCGGTGTGGATGTGGCACTGGGCCCGCCCGTACGACCTCCGCGTGCCGTGGCACCGTGCCGCAGTTGTGGCACTGCCGGAAGCATCCGCGGTACGCAAGAAGGCGGCAGCGGCACAGTTCACCAGCCAACTGGAGGCCCGCGGTCATGACGTCGGTCCGGTACTTCCGAAGGAAGAGATTGCCCACCACACCCGCACATTCGAAACGGTGATCCGGTGA
- a CDS encoding acyl-CoA dehydrogenase family protein: protein MEVRVIVIPHELPDHTRTPEKRTADLFTEFVDHRAGDVPLPGRATARRFNALIDLGREDLCVARLAEGHLDAAAILHELGHSPPAAGERWGVWAARPPGPGVRATRSVQGWRISGVKPYCSGAHSCTHALVTADADDGYRLFAVTLDRPDAQPVEGTWPAIGMAGSDSLDMSFSNTRARAVGEVEDYLTRPGFQHGGIGVAACWLGGAHAIAAALYERAAAGRLNEHTAAHLGMVDMLLHTADGVVRRAGEDIDTDPLDERREARLRSLRVRALIEKVCTEVLDHVGRATGAGPLCRDERHARAVADLTVYIRQHHAEANLAELGRMATISAAEGSR, encoded by the coding sequence CTGGAGGTCCGCGTGATCGTCATCCCCCACGAATTGCCTGACCACACCCGTACGCCCGAGAAGCGTACGGCCGATCTGTTCACCGAGTTCGTCGATCACCGAGCAGGCGACGTGCCGCTGCCGGGCCGGGCGACGGCACGCCGATTCAACGCGCTCATCGATCTGGGAAGGGAGGACCTCTGCGTGGCCCGTCTTGCTGAGGGTCACCTCGACGCCGCAGCGATCCTGCATGAACTGGGCCACTCGCCGCCGGCGGCAGGGGAGCGCTGGGGTGTCTGGGCGGCGCGTCCACCGGGTCCAGGCGTGCGCGCGACACGCTCTGTCCAGGGGTGGAGAATCAGTGGCGTCAAGCCTTATTGCTCCGGTGCTCACAGCTGCACCCATGCGCTCGTCACAGCAGATGCGGACGACGGTTACCGGCTTTTCGCCGTCACGCTGGACCGCCCCGACGCCCAGCCGGTGGAAGGCACGTGGCCGGCGATCGGTATGGCAGGCAGCGACAGCCTGGACATGTCGTTCTCAAACACACGCGCCCGAGCCGTCGGCGAGGTGGAGGACTATCTGACTCGGCCCGGATTCCAGCACGGCGGAATCGGCGTAGCGGCGTGCTGGCTCGGTGGCGCGCACGCGATCGCTGCGGCGTTGTACGAACGAGCTGCCGCGGGGAGGTTGAACGAACACACAGCTGCTCACCTCGGAATGGTAGACATGCTGTTGCACACTGCCGACGGCGTGGTGCGACGAGCCGGCGAGGACATCGACACCGACCCCCTTGATGAGCGCCGCGAAGCTCGTTTGCGGAGCCTGCGCGTGCGGGCGCTGATCGAGAAAGTGTGCACTGAGGTCCTGGACCATGTAGGGCGTGCCACAGGCGCCGGGCCCTTGTGCCGTGACGAACGGCACGCCCGCGCCGTGGCAGATCTGACCGTGTACATACGCCAGCACCACGCCGAGGCCAACCTGGCCGAACTCGGCCGCATGGCGACCATCAGCGCTGCAGAGGGCTCACGATGA
- a CDS encoding HAD family hydrolase, with protein sequence MTTKRAAIFDVDGTLVDTNHLHVVTWWESFRQAGHQVPMRDIHRAIGLSSGDLIDHLLADDRDRDGDEQITAAHHTLYATYFDRLPSLNRSADLLRVLAARGWEIVLATSAGGAELAALRKAIDADDVIGGAASSDDVADSKPAPDPVAEARELVGVASERAVFIGDTVWDMKAAVRDGVIPVAVLSGGIPRADLESAGAREVYRDPADLLEHLDTSVFADRE encoded by the coding sequence ATGACCACGAAGCGTGCCGCGATCTTCGACGTCGACGGAACCCTCGTCGACACCAACCACCTCCATGTCGTCACCTGGTGGGAGTCCTTCCGCCAGGCCGGCCACCAGGTCCCCATGCGTGATATCCACCGGGCCATCGGCCTGAGCAGTGGCGACCTGATCGACCATCTGCTCGCTGACGACCGCGACCGCGACGGCGACGAGCAGATCACCGCAGCCCACCACACCCTCTACGCCACGTACTTCGACCGGTTGCCGTCCCTGAACAGGTCTGCCGACCTGCTGCGAGTTCTCGCGGCCCGAGGGTGGGAGATCGTCCTGGCGACCTCGGCGGGCGGCGCGGAACTCGCCGCGCTGCGCAAAGCCATCGACGCGGACGACGTCATCGGTGGAGCGGCCAGCTCGGACGACGTCGCCGACAGCAAACCCGCCCCTGATCCCGTCGCCGAAGCCAGGGAACTGGTCGGCGTCGCAAGTGAACGGGCAGTGTTCATCGGGGACACGGTCTGGGACATGAAGGCCGCCGTCCGGGACGGAGTGATACCCGTGGCGGTACTGTCCGGAGGCATCCCGCGGGCTGACCTTGAGTCGGCCGGCGCACGTGAGGTGTACCGAGACCCCGCAGACCTGCTTGAGCATCTGGACACCAGTGTCTTCGCCGATCGGGAGTGA
- a CDS encoding type 1 glutamine amidotransferase domain-containing protein — MSDKPLNGHRVLVLVTNYGVEQDELLVPVRRLREDGAEVTIAAETTDAVQTLVGDKDPGETVEPTTTFHTVDPGEYQLLLIPGGTINADRLRLQPDALEVIKECAASGRPIAAICHGPWALVEADVLSGKTLTSYPSVRTDVRNAGAKNWVDEAVVSDSANGYTLVTSRTPDDLDAFLEGLNTALIGS; from the coding sequence GTGTCCGACAAACCCCTCAACGGTCATCGGGTGCTGGTACTCGTGACCAACTACGGTGTTGAGCAGGACGAGCTGTTGGTGCCGGTCCGCCGGCTACGGGAAGACGGAGCCGAGGTCACCATCGCGGCCGAGACCACAGACGCAGTCCAGACGTTGGTGGGCGACAAGGATCCTGGTGAGACGGTGGAGCCCACCACCACTTTCCACACGGTGGATCCCGGCGAGTATCAGCTCTTGTTGATCCCTGGTGGCACCATCAACGCGGACCGACTCCGGCTGCAGCCTGACGCCTTGGAGGTGATCAAGGAATGTGCCGCCTCGGGGCGCCCGATCGCTGCGATCTGTCACGGCCCTTGGGCGCTCGTGGAAGCCGACGTCCTGAGCGGCAAGACCTTGACGTCCTACCCCTCCGTGCGCACCGATGTCCGCAATGCCGGCGCCAAGAACTGGGTTGACGAAGCAGTCGTGAGCGACAGTGCGAACGGCTACACCCTGGTGACGTCCCGCACGCCTGACGATCTCGACGCCTTCCTCGAAGGCCTGAACACGGCCCTGATCGGCTCCTGA
- a CDS encoding Dps family protein encodes MPPEAAPRYTVPGITVQDAGSVIELLQLRLHALNDLHLTLKHVHWNVVGPYFIAVHEMLDPQVDRVRAMADDVAERLAALGGVAHGTPGTLVEERTWEDYSVGRADAIAHLGALNLVYTGVNEELRTVTKSVGEIDPVTEDLLIEQLRDLEQFQWFVRAHLETMGGTLTTAGAASETEAARQAAAQ; translated from the coding sequence ATGCCCCCCGAGGCCGCCCCCCGTTACACCGTCCCGGGTATCACGGTGCAGGACGCCGGCTCGGTCATCGAGCTGCTGCAACTGCGCCTGCACGCTCTGAATGACCTCCACCTCACCCTCAAGCACGTCCACTGGAACGTGGTCGGCCCGTACTTCATCGCCGTCCACGAGATGCTCGACCCCCAGGTCGACCGTGTCCGCGCCATGGCCGACGATGTTGCCGAGCGGCTCGCTGCCCTCGGGGGCGTCGCCCACGGCACCCCGGGCACGCTGGTCGAGGAGCGTACCTGGGAGGACTACAGCGTGGGCCGTGCCGATGCCATCGCTCATCTCGGCGCGCTGAACCTCGTGTACACCGGTGTGAACGAAGAGCTGCGGACCGTGACCAAATCGGTCGGTGAGATAGACCCGGTCACCGAGGACCTCCTGATTGAGCAGCTCCGCGACCTCGAGCAGTTTCAGTGGTTCGTACGGGCGCACCTGGAGACCATGGGTGGCACCCTCACCACCGCCGGGGCGGCTTCGGAGACCGAAGCCGCCCGGCAGGCCGCCGCGCAATAA
- a CDS encoding HemK2/MTQ2 family protein methyltransferase: protein MLPTGLLALPGVYRPQADTELLAHALAAERVRPAAEILEIGTGTGALALSAAGRGARVTAVDISWRAVTTARLNALQRRLPLRVLHGDFTACTNGRRYDIVLANPPYVPAPNRWPPSRGAARAWDAGPDGRHVIDRICASAPALLRPGGILLMVHSAMCDADNTLERLSHARLAGQVTARARVPWGPVLRGRRAWLQNQGFADVGENQEELVIIRAEAL, encoded by the coding sequence GTGCTCCCCACGGGGCTCCTGGCCCTGCCCGGTGTGTACCGCCCTCAGGCCGACACAGAGCTCCTCGCCCACGCACTGGCGGCAGAACGGGTTCGCCCGGCGGCGGAGATCCTCGAGATCGGTACTGGCACAGGCGCGCTGGCGCTCAGCGCCGCGGGCAGAGGAGCACGTGTTACCGCTGTGGACATATCCTGGCGAGCGGTGACGACCGCCCGCCTCAATGCCCTGCAGCGACGCCTGCCCCTTCGGGTGCTGCATGGGGATTTCACCGCATGCACGAACGGCCGACGATACGACATCGTCCTCGCCAACCCCCCTTATGTCCCAGCGCCGAACAGATGGCCGCCATCCCGCGGGGCGGCCCGCGCCTGGGATGCCGGCCCGGACGGCCGGCACGTCATCGACAGGATCTGTGCGAGCGCTCCTGCCCTCCTGCGGCCCGGCGGCATCCTGCTCATGGTGCACTCCGCCATGTGCGACGCCGACAACACGCTGGAACGGCTGTCTCACGCGAGGTTGGCTGGGCAGGTGACCGCGAGAGCCCGGGTGCCCTGGGGGCCCGTTCTCCGCGGGCGACGGGCCTGGCTCCAGAATCAGGGGTTCGCGGATGTGGGCGAAAACCAGGAGGAGTTGGTGATCATCCGTGCCGAAGCACTCTGA
- a CDS encoding CDGSH iron-sulfur domain-containing protein produces the protein MRVEPQGPVLVEGPVEIVLDDGTVAHSDRFMVAICTCRRSRTYPWCDTSHRPRAKAADTPPSQGCESTRDGDGTSACRAPSPVKDSP, from the coding sequence GTGCGGGTCGAGCCCCAGGGGCCCGTCCTCGTCGAGGGACCCGTGGAGATCGTCCTGGACGACGGCACTGTCGCCCACTCGGATCGTTTCATGGTGGCGATCTGCACCTGCCGCCGCAGCCGGACCTATCCCTGGTGCGACACAAGCCACCGGCCCCGCGCAAAAGCCGCCGACACCCCTCCAAGCCAAGGTTGCGAATCAACACGTGATGGGGACGGCACCTCTGCGTGCCGGGCTCCATCACCGGTCAAGGACTCTCCATGA
- a CDS encoding iron-containing redox enzyme family protein encodes MKQPTLSAVGPALPRGRGALSETVMASLRTGMPPSYEPDAVLSSDIWDEDCQLTLYVLYELHYRGFEGVPEEREWDPDLLRLRRSLETRFLAALRSALTESPRTVEETFAPLLVEPVDLSGSLSHRLETTGELWQLREYATLRSLYHLKEADPHAWVIPRLTGRAKAAMVAIEYDEFGAGHADRIHARLYADLMTDLGLDPAYGRYLDQAPSPLLATVNLMSLFGLHRALRGALVGHFACVEVTSSPGSRRLAKAMRRCGAGPAAEHFYAEHVEADAVHEQIVRHEVIGGLLADEPELEEDIAFGCAATVLLEDRLAAHIQRRWEQQGSALFRPREQLLQDRFAAGAAGMVRREGDTTDHA; translated from the coding sequence ATGAAGCAGCCCACACTGTCTGCAGTCGGCCCTGCCCTGCCCCGGGGGCGTGGCGCACTGTCGGAGACCGTCATGGCATCGCTGCGCACCGGGATGCCGCCCTCATACGAACCGGATGCGGTTCTGAGCTCCGACATCTGGGACGAGGACTGTCAGCTCACGCTGTACGTGCTGTACGAACTCCACTACCGAGGCTTCGAAGGTGTCCCCGAGGAGCGGGAGTGGGATCCGGACCTCTTGCGCCTGCGTCGAAGTCTGGAGACCCGATTCCTGGCTGCCCTGCGATCCGCCCTGACCGAGTCGCCGCGAACGGTCGAGGAGACCTTCGCGCCACTGCTCGTCGAACCCGTGGACCTCTCCGGCAGCCTCAGCCACCGGCTCGAAACCACCGGCGAGCTCTGGCAACTACGTGAATACGCCACACTGCGTTCGCTCTATCACCTGAAAGAGGCGGACCCGCACGCCTGGGTCATCCCTCGCCTGACCGGCCGAGCGAAAGCCGCAATGGTCGCCATCGAGTACGACGAGTTCGGCGCCGGCCACGCCGACCGTATCCACGCCCGTCTCTACGCAGACCTCATGACAGACCTCGGCCTCGATCCCGCCTACGGCCGATACCTGGACCAGGCACCTTCCCCGCTCCTCGCCACCGTGAATCTCATGTCGCTGTTCGGTCTGCACCGCGCGCTGCGTGGCGCCCTCGTCGGCCACTTCGCCTGCGTGGAGGTCACCTCTTCCCCCGGCTCCCGCCGCCTCGCCAAAGCGATGCGCCGGTGCGGGGCGGGACCGGCAGCCGAACACTTCTACGCCGAGCACGTCGAGGCCGACGCCGTCCACGAACAGATCGTCCGCCACGAAGTCATCGGGGGCCTCCTCGCCGACGAACCGGAGCTGGAGGAGGACATCGCCTTCGGATGCGCGGCGACCGTCCTCCTGGAGGACCGGTTGGCCGCTCACATCCAAAGGCGGTGGGAACAGCAGGGCTCCGCCCTGTTCAGGCCAAGGGAGCAACTACTCCAAGATCGCTTCGCTGCCGGTGCAGCAGGCATGGTCCGCCGCGAAGGGGACACCACGGACCATGCCTGA
- a CDS encoding SRPBCC family protein: MSQTEKSIDVDVSLRVAYSQWTHFESLPHFLDGVEEVTRVNDFVIHWKTKVEGVTREFDVEITEQIPDERVAWTAVGEPAWSAAVTFDPLDEVRTRITLRLDYDPQGFTEKLGDKLGLVRRRVSGDLKNFKEYIESRNLEAGS; this comes from the coding sequence ATGTCGCAGACCGAGAAGTCCATCGACGTCGACGTCTCCCTCCGTGTCGCTTACAGCCAGTGGACACATTTCGAGTCGCTTCCGCACTTCTTGGACGGTGTGGAGGAGGTCACCCGGGTCAACGACTTCGTCATCCATTGGAAGACGAAAGTCGAGGGGGTCACCCGGGAGTTCGACGTCGAGATCACCGAGCAGATCCCCGACGAACGAGTCGCCTGGACAGCGGTCGGCGAGCCGGCATGGTCTGCAGCAGTCACTTTCGACCCTCTGGATGAGGTGAGGACCAGGATCACGCTTCGGCTGGATTACGACCCTCAAGGATTCACTGAGAAGCTCGGTGACAAGCTCGGGCTCGTCAGACGACGCGTCTCCGGTGACCTCAAAAACTTCAAGGAGTACATCGAATCCCGCAACCTCGAAGCCGGATCCTGA
- a CDS encoding DUF6131 family protein, which translates to MIILGVILLIVGLLTGIGILWTIGIVLVLIGVVLWILGGVGHAVGGRRHYW; encoded by the coding sequence ATGATCATCCTCGGAGTCATCCTGCTCATCGTGGGACTACTGACAGGCATCGGCATTCTCTGGACCATAGGAATCGTCCTGGTCCTCATCGGGGTGGTGCTGTGGATTCTGGGTGGTGTCGGGCACGCTGTGGGCGGCCGACGACACTATTGGTGA
- a CDS encoding gas vesicle protein K: MTGTRLDLDSDEMGRDLVCLVLTVVELLRQLMERQAIRRVEQGDLSETQVDEIGTTLMMLDQRMTELCAQHGLRPEDLNLDLGPLGTLLPQR; the protein is encoded by the coding sequence GTGACCGGGACCCGGCTCGACCTCGACTCGGACGAGATGGGACGGGACCTCGTCTGCCTGGTTCTCACCGTGGTCGAACTCCTCAGGCAGTTGATGGAGAGACAGGCGATCCGACGTGTCGAACAGGGCGACCTCAGCGAGACGCAGGTCGACGAGATCGGGACCACCCTGATGATGCTCGACCAACGGATGACGGAACTGTGTGCGCAGCACGGACTGCGCCCGGAGGATCTGAATCTGGACCTCGGGCCGCTCGGGACGCTACTGCCGCAGAGGTAA
- a CDS encoding gas vesicle protein: protein MTHDAVPWDNPGPLSGPIGVPLVDLLDRLLATGVVISGDVVIAIADVPLVRLSLHALLSSVNERVPAPWSDGGPL from the coding sequence ATGACGCATGATGCGGTGCCCTGGGACAATCCGGGACCACTGAGCGGCCCCATCGGTGTACCTCTCGTGGACCTGTTGGACCGACTCCTGGCGACCGGGGTCGTCATCAGTGGCGATGTGGTCATCGCCATCGCTGACGTCCCACTGGTGCGTTTGTCGCTCCATGCCCTGCTGTCGTCCGTCAACGAACGTGTTCCGGCACCATGGAGCGACGGGGGCCCGCTGTGA